Genomic DNA from Mycobacteriales bacterium:
CGGTGGCCCGTCCCTGCGGCATCTGCGAGAACACGGTCACCACCGACGGCTCGACGGTCTGCACGATGTGCGGGATGTCGCTGAACGACCCGGTCCCCGACTCGGCGAGGTGCACGTCGACCGTCGGGGTCGCCGTCGCACCCGCCTGGTGACCGCCGCTGCCACCGGAACAGCCCGCGAGGAGGACGGCAAGAGCAGCCAGCAACGCGGGGATGACGGCACGGCGCGACGACCTCATGCCTGTGCCTTGTCCGGCACGGCTTGCTGCAAACGCGCCGGTCAGGCCACCCGGCGGGCGCTCTGCGGGTCAGCCGCCGAGCTGCCGGCTGCGGTCGCGGGCGGCCTCCAGCGCCGCGATGATCGCCGCGCGTACGCCGTGGCGCTCGAGCTCTCGGATCGCCGCGATCGTCGTACCGCCCGGGGACGTCACCGCCTCCCGCAGCACGACCGGGTGCTCGCCGCTGTCGCGCAGCATCACCGCCGACCCGACCGCGGTCTGCACGATGAGCTCGGCCGCGACCGCCCGCGGCAGCCCGAGCAGGATGCCCGCGTCGATCATGGCCTCAATGAGGAAGAAGAAGTAGGCCGGCCCGCTGCCGGACAGCGCGGTGACCGCGTCGAGCTGCGACTCGGGCAACCGCAGCACCTTGCCGACCGGCCGAAACAGTTCCTCGGCGGCGGCGAGGTGCTGCTCGCCCGCGTGGGCGCCCGGGCAGACCACCGACATCGCGTGGTCGACCAGGGCCGGGGTGTTGCTCATGACCCGCACGACCGCAACGCCCTCGGGCAACCGGCTCTCGAGGAAACCGGTGGTGATGCCGGC
This window encodes:
- the proC gene encoding pyrroline-5-carboxylate reductase: MSERIAILGAGKMGEALLSGLLRAGRSPDDLLIAERYEQRRADLEKRYGVQAAGAAEAAARAGTLVVAVKPQEIEALLAELEGAVAPGTLVVSIAAGITTGFLESRLPEGVAVVRVMSNTPALVDHAMSVVCPGAHAGEQHLAAAEELFRPVGKVLRLPESQLDAVTALSGSGPAYFFFLIEAMIDAGILLGLPRAVAAELIVQTAVGSAVMLRDSGEHPVVLREAVTSPGGTTIAAIRELERHGVRAAIIAALEAARDRSRQLGG